The Methanobacterium sp. Maddingley MBC34 DNA window TCATCTCGCCCAATTCTAGCAATTCCTTCCTTCACTGCCTGTTTGGCTACAGCAACTGCTATATTTTTACTCACTTGTTGCATCTGAGAAACTTCAGGAAGTAAACGTGCATGAAGATCATCTTTAATCTTAACTGAACGACTTAATTCATCAATGCTAATATCAATCATTCCAGAGGTCACTTTCTCAGCTTCCGAACAAATTATACCCAATCCTAATCCAGGGAAGATAAAAGCATTGTTGCACTGAGCAACAGATATATTTTCACCATTGATAATAACATCATCATAGGGACTTCCTGCGGCAACCAGTGCCATTCCATCTGTCCAGTTAAGTATATCTTCTGGGCTGGCCTCGGCCAGGTTAATGGGATTGGAAAGAGGGAAAATTATGGGCCTCTCTACAGATGAAGCCATTGTTTTTACAACTTCTCTGGAAAAAGCACCCTTTACAGCGGATGTTCCAATGAGAATAGTGGGTTTAACGTTGCGTACTACATCTAAAAGGTTTACATGTCCACTGACCATATCCCAATGATCAATTTCATCATAAGGGCGAGCATAATTCTTTTTAGAAGAATCTAAGTTCGTTCTATCTTCTGTTATCAGTCCTTCACTATCCAGAAGCCAAAAATGAGATCGGGCTTCCTGTGGAGTGAGCCCATCTTTTATCATCCATTCTGATATTTGATTGGCTATTCCACATCCTGCTGTTCCAGCACCAAAAATCACCACTCGATGATCAGATATTTTGGTCCGGGTTAATTTGGATGCATTAATGATTGCGGCCATTGTAACAGCTCCAGTGCCCTGTATATCATCATTGAATGTGCAAATTTTATTTTGGTAATGGTCCAGGTTGCATCTGGCTTTTTCCTTTCCAAAATCCTCCCATTGTAGGAACACGCTTGGAAACTTTTGCTTAATTACTTCAATCACTTTACTTACAAAATGGTCGTATTTATTCCTGCTGATCCTTTTATGGCGCCAGCCAAGGTATAGGGGGTCATTGAGAAGTTTAGTGTTGTTGGTGCCCACATCAATCATGATGGGGAGCATTCTCCTGGGATTAATACCTGCACCAATGGTGTAAATCACTAATTTAGCCACTGAAATCCCGATTCCATTGGCTCCCTGGTCACCTATTCCCAGGATCTGCTCTGAATCCGTCAGAACTATAAGATCAATTACAGGGTTAATCCTATTGTCTAAAATCTCACTAACATTATCGAGGTCTGGATAAGCAATGTAAATTCCACGTGGTCTCCTAAACTCGTTACTGTACTCCTGGATCGCTAACCCTGCTGTGGGAGTGTAAATTATAGGCATCATTTCTTTAATATGGTCGGAAATGAGCCTGAAAAAGAGTGTTTCATTGGTGTTGTAGAGGTTATTAAGAAATATGTTCTTTTGTAAAGTATCAAAGTTTAAGGAGTACTGTCTGTAAGCTCTTAGCAGTTGATCCTCGATGTTTTCCACAGATGGAGGTAGAAGTCCCTTCAAAGAAAATTTTTCCCTTTCTTCATTGCTAAATGCAGTTCCTTTATTAAGCTGGGCTGATTCCAGAAGTTCAATCCCATTAAGGTCTGTTTCAATGTATTTTTCCCCATTTTTAACTCTAAACTCTTTAGATCTAAACAAAGAAACTACCCCCTAAATATGAAAAAAATGTATAAAAATTTGGATGTAAATGGAATATTAAATAAAATTAATCAAATCTTAAAATAATGCAAGTAAAGACAATAAACACACCAAAGGTTTGTATATTTT harbors:
- a CDS encoding malic enzyme (PFAM: Malic enzyme, NAD binding domain; Malic enzyme, N-terminal domain); translation: MFRSKEFRVKNGEKYIETDLNGIELLESAQLNKGTAFSNEEREKFSLKGLLPPSVENIEDQLLRAYRQYSLNFDTLQKNIFLNNLYNTNETLFFRLISDHIKEMMPIIYTPTAGLAIQEYSNEFRRPRGIYIAYPDLDNVSEILDNRINPVIDLIVLTDSEQILGIGDQGANGIGISVAKLVIYTIGAGINPRRMLPIMIDVGTNNTKLLNDPLYLGWRHKRISRNKYDHFVSKVIEVIKQKFPSVFLQWEDFGKEKARCNLDHYQNKICTFNDDIQGTGAVTMAAIINASKLTRTKISDHRVVIFGAGTAGCGIANQISEWMIKDGLTPQEARSHFWLLDSEGLITEDRTNLDSSKKNYARPYDEIDHWDMVSGHVNLLDVVRNVKPTILIGTSAVKGAFSREVVKTMASSVERPIIFPLSNPINLAEASPEDILNWTDGMALVAAGSPYDDVIINGENISVAQCNNAFIFPGLGLGIICSEAEKVTSGMIDISIDELSRSVKIKDDLHARLLPEVSQMQQVSKNIAVAVAKQAVKEGIARIGRDEDIEKLVNSNIWRPVYTPYKRVDHLQVNV